The following proteins come from a genomic window of Macrobrachium rosenbergii isolate ZJJX-2024 chromosome 39, ASM4041242v1, whole genome shotgun sequence:
- the LOC136825699 gene encoding uncharacterized protein, producing MHPVIILVVAAGTLRAACAIPLDNDFSSRIFMPGDIPLMFDVGAGAGGRTSTSGDPTANNRRNIEPPAKNETAEIVLNGVKCGPKYGTAVYNGTCQRLLTQSLCLQGEWLVKKKDSNEGECVARNCPKGQLHFEKKCVNITGNALCSRGQMLYVDLTGRVQCDCEPNYFYDPFQGQCFAQHERGSCSFGQYLEVTNSGRVACVANPCRMEGFLRNSVNGRCYRKQYIGICAHPFSVNFSDENMTVHCIAKSPHTIFDLPTMKACPPGSLRDFSGACREDFRVAAENVYPSSFGTCMNGFIMDPMGNCRKANKLFR from the coding sequence ATGCATCCTGTCATAATACTCGTAGTGGCTGCTGGTACCCTGCGGGCAGCATGTGCTATACCCTTGGATAACGACTTCAGCTCTAGGATCTTCATGCCTGGAGACATCCCTTTGATGTTCGACGTCGGGGCCGGTGCAGGTGGGCGGACGTCTACGAGCGGCGACCCAACTGCCAACAATCGTCGAAATATCGAGCCCCCCGCCAAAAACGAAACGGCCGAGATCGTGCTGAACGGAGTGAAATGCGGTCCCAAATACGGCACCGCCGTTTATAACGGTACTTGTCAGCGGCTCCTGACGCAGTCCTTGTGCTTGCAGGGGGAATGGCTTGTCAAGAAAAAGGACAGCAACGAAGGGGAATGCGTAGCGAGGAATTGCCCCAAAGGACAACTGCACTTTGAGAAGAAATGCGTCAATATCACTGGCAATGCACTTTGCAGTCGAGGTCAGATGCTCTACGTAGACCTGACTGGCCGTGTGCAGTGTGACTGTGAGCCTAATTACTTTTATGACCCCTTCCAAGGGCAGTGCTTTGCTCAACACGAACGAGGCTCTTGCAGCTTCGGGCAGTACCTCGAGGTGACCAACAGCGGCCGAGTCGCGTGCGTTGCCAACCCATGCCGGATGGAAGGCTTCTTGCGCAACAGCGTGAACGGAAGGTGCTACAGAAAGCAGTACATTGGGATTTGCGCCCATCCATTCTCCGTGAACTTCTCTGATGAGAACATGACAGTTCACTGCATCGCCAAGTCTCCTCACACCATCTTCGACCTTCCCACCATGAAAGCTTGTCCACCAGGATCGCTCCGAGATTTTTCGGGAGCCTGCCGGGAAGACTTCAGGGTGGCGGCGGAGAACGTTTATCCTTCTTCCTTTGGGACGTGCATGAATGGCTTCATCATGGATCCGATGGGCAACTGCCGAAAAGCCAACAAACTCTTCAGGTGA